In the Anaerolineae bacterium genome, AGACATGCCACGGGATCATCCGCTTCTCAACCAGTTGAACGATGTAGAAGAGCAACAGCCCCAATGCGGTAAGCATGAAGATAATGGCAAAAGCAAGATCCATGCGCAATTGACCGGTAGCAATCTGAATGTAGTATCCCAGGCCGGCATCACCGCCGATCCATTCCGAGATCGTGGCGCCAACAGTGGCGTTGACAGCCGCACCCTTCAACCCCACGAACAGTTCTGGCAGGGCAGCCGGCAGGCGGATCTTCCAGAACATTCGCAACTGGCTGGCGCCGGTTGAGCGGCTGAAATACACCATTTCCTGACTCAGAGAGGTAAAGCCCAAAATACCGTTCAAGAGGATGGGGAAGAAACAAACCAAAAACACAATGATCATCTTGGGGATGAAGCCGAAGCCAAACCAGGTCACAAACAGCGGCGCAAAGGCGATCTTCGGCACCATCTCCAGGGCAACGGCAAAGGGATAAAACGTCTGGCGCAGAAGCCGTGAAAATGCGGTTAACATGGCTAGCGGAACACCGATGGCAACGGCAATGACGAAACCCACCAGCGTTTCATAGCCAGTGATCAACGTATATTCCCAAATCAAATCAAAATTTCGAATGAACTGACGGATGATACTGGAAAGGGAGGGCAGGATATAACGGGGAATGCGAAAGACAACCACAGCAATTTCCCAAAAGAGCAAAAAGCCAATGACGAACAGAATCGTATTGCGCGCCTCTCCAAACCAGGCACCAAGCGCAGAAAAGAGTCTCACGCCGCTTTTCGAAGATTGAGAAACTGATTCCATCGTCTTCTCCTACTGTAAATAACAACGATTATGACAAGCGATAAAGACTTGCCATGATGCAAGTTACACCGTCCTGATCCTGCCCATAGTACACCGTGTAAATCGTCCCATCCGAACGGTAAACCGAGCTTGGATAACCCAAATCGCCGTTTGGGAAATCATCGCGCACGATGAAGGGATTTTCCACTTCCCACGAAGATCCCCCATCTGTACTGAGTACCGCTCGAATCCCAAATGGCTTTCTGCGATAGCCGAAGGTGCACAAAATCCGACCATCGGGCAGGTTCAACAAATGGGCAGGATATCCCCAGATGGGGGTCTTCCGAACCTCGCTCCAGGTATAACCGCCATCGCTTGAGAACGTCTGAAATAAATAATGAGTGGTGTTCTCACGCAAGAGCATCAGTAGACCGTCGCTTGCCAGATATAGCAGAGTCGGTTCTTCAAACCACAATCCTTCCTTCTCTGCAACCAAAAGGGGAGCATCCCAGTTTTTCCCTCCATCACGAGAGCGCAGGATGAAGATTTTTTGATAATGGGGGACATCGCTGAGCGGTAGTAACAGATCTCCATCAGGCAATTGCAATCCGCCTCGCATCCCATAGCCACCCGAATAAGGGTGCGTATTCAATTTAACTGTGCCGTGCCACGTTTTACCGCCATCCG is a window encoding:
- a CDS encoding Hydroxymethylpyrimidine ABC transporter, transmembrane component: MESVSQSSKSGVRLFSALGAWFGEARNTILFVIGFLLFWEIAVVVFRIPRYILPSLSSIIRQFIRNFDLIWEYTLITGYETLVGFVIAVAIGVPLAMLTAFSRLLRQTFYPFAVALEMVPKIAFAPLFVTWFGFGFIPKMIIVFLVCFFPILLNGILGFTSLSQEMVYFSRSTGASQLRMFWKIRLPAALPELFVGLKGAAVNATVGATISEWIGGDAGLGYYIQIATGQLRMDLAFAIIFMLTALGLLLFYIVQLVEKRMIPWHVSQRVSVFGKREL